The following proteins are encoded in a genomic region of Bacillus sp. FJAT-22090:
- a CDS encoding DUF2487 family protein — translation MHWNGKDSAVFQAQKEYIDTAVVPLTLIDGSEQGFQFAASAADFTLSLANIIENQFKGRIVLFPSFSYTKNQDKLTLYNQWKEELNKAEFKHVFFITSDKEWSSLGEEKNIFWTPSVPLDSMDQKLRNSVLEDQLRQLIPTFAKKWAN, via the coding sequence ATGCATTGGAACGGTAAAGATAGCGCAGTATTTCAAGCACAAAAAGAATATATAGATACAGCAGTAGTCCCATTAACATTAATTGATGGCTCTGAGCAAGGATTCCAATTTGCAGCATCAGCTGCCGATTTTACATTATCCTTAGCAAATATAATCGAAAATCAATTCAAAGGAAGGATTGTTTTATTTCCTTCCTTCTCTTACACAAAAAATCAGGACAAGCTCACATTATATAATCAGTGGAAAGAAGAGTTGAATAAAGCCGAGTTCAAACATGTATTTTTCATTACTTCTGATAAAGAATGGAGTTCACTGGGAGAAGAGAAAAATATTTTTTGGACACCTTCTGTTCCTCTCGATTCTATGGATCAAAAATTGAGAAATTCCGTGTTGGAAGATCAACTTCGTCAACTTATTCCGACATTCGCAAAAAAATGGGCGAATTAG
- the bshA gene encoding N-acetyl-alpha-D-glucosaminyl L-malate synthase BshA — protein sequence MRKLKIGITCYPTVGGSGVIATELGKLLAEKGHDIHFITSSMPFRLNRMYPNITFHQVDVNSYSVFQYAPYDIALANKMAEIIEDEGLDVLHVHYAIPHAVCAILARDMADSDIGIVTTLHGTDITVLGEDSSLSGAIRYGIEKSDVVTAVSDSLVSQTLELISPKKEIETVYNFVDENEYTKKEDRNLKELLGIREDEKVIIHVSNFRKVKRVQDVVKSFELIRNEIPTKLLLVGDGPEKHPIMEYVKGKSIENDILFLGKQDNLSELYSISDLMLLLSQKESFGLVLLEAMACQVPCIGTKIGGIPEVISHGENGYLVELGDINKVAEYGLNILQDPLLHKELSETSLKIVKERFSSASIVEQYESLYERVARK from the coding sequence ATGCGCAAATTGAAAATTGGAATAACCTGTTATCCGACGGTTGGCGGATCAGGTGTTATTGCTACTGAATTAGGGAAATTGCTTGCTGAAAAAGGTCATGACATTCACTTTATCACTTCCAGTATGCCTTTCCGTTTAAACAGAATGTATCCAAATATAACGTTTCATCAAGTAGACGTTAATAGCTATTCTGTATTTCAATATGCCCCATATGATATTGCATTAGCTAACAAAATGGCTGAAATAATTGAAGATGAAGGTCTAGATGTTTTGCATGTACATTATGCGATTCCTCATGCAGTTTGTGCTATTTTAGCCCGTGATATGGCGGATTCAGACATTGGCATCGTTACAACATTACATGGTACCGATATAACTGTGCTTGGTGAGGATTCTTCCTTATCAGGTGCCATTCGATATGGTATTGAGAAATCAGATGTTGTCACTGCGGTTTCGGATTCCTTAGTTAGCCAAACATTGGAGTTAATTTCTCCTAAAAAAGAAATAGAAACTGTTTATAATTTTGTCGATGAAAATGAATATACAAAAAAAGAAGATAGAAATTTAAAGGAATTATTAGGAATTAGAGAAGATGAAAAAGTAATTATTCATGTTTCTAACTTTAGGAAAGTAAAACGTGTGCAAGATGTAGTCAAAAGCTTTGAGTTAATTCGAAATGAGATTCCTACTAAATTATTATTAGTTGGAGATGGACCTGAAAAACACCCTATTATGGAATATGTTAAAGGGAAATCTATTGAAAATGATATATTATTTTTAGGGAAGCAAGATAATTTATCTGAGTTATATTCAATATCAGATTTAATGCTACTGCTATCTCAAAAAGAATCTTTTGGATTAGTATTATTGGAAGCAATGGCATGTCAAGTCCCTTGTATTGGTACAAAAATTGGTGGTATACCAGAAGTCATCTCACATGGTGAAAATGGATATCTTGTTGAACTAGGAGATATAAATAAGGTCGCTGAATATGGATTGAATATATTACAAGACCCATTATTACATAAAGAACTAAGTGAAACATCTCTAAAAATTGTAAAAGAACGTTTTAGTTCTGCTAGTATTGTTGAACAGTATGAATCGTTATATGAAAGAGTGGCGAGAAAATAA
- the dapB gene encoding 4-hydroxy-tetrahydrodipicolinate reductase: MVIKVAVAGPRGRMGKEAVATIVKNTDFLLVSVLDNKKNEDFLGDNIPIFTSLKELIYQTEPDVLVDLTVPSSVFEHAMIALDSGVRPVIGTTGFTDLQLDEIRNKVEEKEIGCIIAPNFSIGAVLMMKFSQMAAKYLPNVEIIEMHHDKKVDAPSGTAIKTAQMINETRTTFKQGHPDEKEIMEGARGANFSGMHIHSVRMPGLLAHQQVLLSGEGQLLTIRHDSFDRTSFMSGIVLSITEIMKQNTLIYGLEDIILEE; this comes from the coding sequence ATGGTTATAAAAGTAGCAGTCGCAGGGCCAAGAGGAAGAATGGGAAAAGAAGCAGTAGCTACAATAGTTAAAAATACAGACTTTTTATTAGTTAGTGTTTTAGACAATAAAAAAAATGAAGACTTTTTAGGAGATAATATTCCGATATTCACTTCTTTAAAAGAGTTAATATATCAAACCGAACCTGATGTACTTGTAGATTTAACAGTACCAAGCTCTGTTTTTGAACATGCAATGATAGCTTTGGATAGTGGAGTAAGACCTGTGATTGGTACTACAGGCTTTACTGATTTACAATTAGATGAGATTCGAAACAAAGTTGAGGAGAAGGAAATAGGATGTATTATCGCTCCGAACTTTTCAATTGGAGCCGTCCTAATGATGAAATTCTCCCAAATGGCTGCTAAATACTTACCGAATGTAGAAATAATTGAAATGCATCATGATAAGAAGGTGGATGCTCCTTCAGGTACAGCAATAAAAACAGCACAGATGATTAATGAAACGAGAACTACATTTAAGCAAGGTCATCCAGATGAAAAAGAAATTATGGAAGGGGCAAGAGGGGCAAACTTTTCCGGAATGCATATACATAGCGTACGAATGCCAGGTCTACTTGCACATCAACAAGTTCTTTTAAGTGGAGAAGGTCAGTTATTGACTATTCGACATGATTCGTTTGACCGGACTTCTTTCATGTCTGGGATTGTGTTATCCATCACGGAGATAATGAAACAAAATACACTAATTTACGGCTTAGAAGATATTATTTTAGAGGAGTGA
- a CDS encoding menaquinol-cytochrome c reductase cytochrome b/c subunit, with product MHRGKGMKFVGDSRITDPASRPKKTPKDYSEYPGKTEAFWPDFLLKEWLVGAVFLVGYLVLTVAHPSPLERQADPTDTAYIPLPDWYFLFLYQLLKYEFASGPFNVIGSIVMPGLAFGALLLVPFLDTSKERSPWKRPLPTGFMLLAIASIIFLTWESVANHDWEAAKAQGEIKEEVAAVEIDETSEGYQIYQGSSCIGCHGNAFEGGLGKPLIGLEYTAEEIVQIAHEGQGGMPGGTFQGSEEELQKLAEFITTLQPAE from the coding sequence ATGCATCGCGGAAAAGGTATGAAATTTGTCGGTGACTCTCGAATAACAGATCCCGCAAGCCGACCAAAGAAAACTCCGAAAGATTATTCTGAGTATCCTGGTAAAACAGAAGCTTTCTGGCCAGACTTTTTATTAAAGGAATGGTTAGTCGGTGCAGTTTTCTTAGTTGGTTATTTAGTTTTAACCGTTGCGCATCCATCACCACTTGAGCGTCAAGCGGATCCAACAGATACAGCGTATATTCCATTACCAGACTGGTATTTCTTGTTTTTATATCAATTATTAAAATATGAGTTCGCTTCTGGTCCATTTAATGTTATTGGATCAATCGTTATGCCAGGACTAGCTTTCGGTGCGCTATTATTAGTACCATTCTTAGATACAAGTAAAGAAAGAAGTCCTTGGAAACGACCACTTCCAACTGGATTTATGCTTCTTGCTATTGCTTCAATCATTTTCTTAACTTGGGAATCAGTTGCAAACCACGATTGGGAAGCTGCTAAAGCTCAAGGGGAAATTAAAGAAGAGGTTGCTGCAGTGGAGATTGATGAAACTTCTGAAGGTTATCAAATATACCAAGGTTCGTCCTGTATTGGATGTCATGGTAACGCCTTCGAAGGTGGTTTAGGAAAACCGTTAATCGGTTTAGAATATACTGCTGAAGAAATTGTTCAAATTGCTCATGAAGGTCAAGGCGGAATGCCAGGTGGTACCTTCCAAGGTTCTGAAGAAGAACTTCAAAAACTTGCAGAGTTTATTACAACACTTCAACCAGCAGAATAA
- the qcrB gene encoding menaquinol-cytochrome c reductase cytochrome b subunit: protein MLNKIYDWVDERLDITPIWRDIADHEVPEHVNPAHHFSAFVYCFGGLTFFITVIQILSGMFLTMYYVPDIENAWESVYYLQNEVAFGEIVRGMHHWGASLVIVMMFLHTLRVFFTGSYKKPRELNWMVGVLIFAVMLGLGFTGYLLPWDMKALFATKVGIEIAASVPFIGGAIKTLLAGDEHIIGAQTLTRFFAIHVFFLPAALFALLAAHFIMIRRQGISGPL, encoded by the coding sequence GTGCTGAACAAAATCTATGATTGGGTGGATGAACGTCTAGATATTACACCTATATGGCGTGATATTGCGGACCACGAAGTACCAGAACACGTAAACCCTGCACACCATTTCTCAGCATTTGTATATTGTTTTGGAGGATTGACATTCTTTATTACGGTAATTCAAATATTATCAGGTATGTTTTTAACTATGTACTATGTACCAGATATTGAAAATGCATGGGAATCTGTTTACTATCTTCAAAATGAAGTAGCATTCGGTGAAATCGTGCGTGGGATGCACCATTGGGGAGCATCACTAGTAATTGTTATGATGTTCTTACATACGTTACGTGTATTCTTTACTGGTTCTTATAAAAAACCTCGTGAACTAAACTGGATGGTCGGAGTATTAATCTTCGCTGTTATGTTAGGTTTAGGATTTACGGGCTACCTACTACCTTGGGACATGAAAGCATTGTTCGCAACAAAAGTAGGTATTGAAATTGCTGCATCTGTTCCATTTATTGGTGGAGCAATAAAAACATTATTAGCTGGTGATGAACATATCATCGGTGCACAAACTTTAACAAGATTCTTTGCGATTCATGTGTTCTTCTTACCAGCTGCATTATTCGCATTACTTGCAGCTCACTTTATCATGATTCGTCGTCAAGGTATTTCTGGTCCACTATAA
- a CDS encoding DUF1405 domain-containing protein, with translation MKDQVTVLKVILYNKSFMWLLFLVNLLGTIYGYYWYESQLSITEPKFYLFVPDSPTASLFFTIALLGWLLKKNWKLIEVLALITLVKYGLWAVVMNLWTYVETGSIGWMGWMLVASHFAMALQAILYMPFYKFRWVHILIASIWTLHNDVIDYVFDQMPIYRSISSYSNQIGYFTFWLSIACITIAIVNYQKRSKRIS, from the coding sequence ATGAAAGATCAAGTGACGGTTTTGAAAGTAATACTCTACAATAAATCATTTATGTGGCTATTATTCCTTGTAAACTTATTAGGTACAATTTACGGTTACTACTGGTATGAATCTCAGCTTTCTATTACGGAACCAAAATTTTATTTATTTGTCCCAGATAGCCCGACAGCAAGTTTATTTTTCACGATAGCATTATTAGGTTGGTTACTAAAGAAAAATTGGAAGTTAATCGAGGTTCTTGCCTTAATCACTTTAGTAAAATACGGACTTTGGGCAGTTGTAATGAATCTTTGGACTTATGTAGAAACAGGATCAATCGGATGGATGGGTTGGATGCTAGTAGCCTCACACTTTGCAATGGCACTTCAAGCAATCTTATATATGCCATTCTATAAGTTTAGATGGGTACATATTTTAATTGCTTCTATATGGACGCTCCATAATGACGTTATAGATTATGTGTTTGACCAAATGCCTATATATAGAAGTATAAGTAGCTATTCCAATCAAATTGGATATTTTACATTTTGGTTATCAATTGCGTGTATTACTATTGCAATTGTAAATTATCAAAAAAGGTCAAAGCGAATTAGTTGA
- a CDS encoding CCA tRNA nucleotidyltransferase, translating into MMKNRWPIAYQVIEQLEQAGFEAYVVGGAVRDFIREVDANDVDITTNATPIEVKQLFKHTIDVGIEHGTVLVVLDETIEVTTFRSDATYSDFRRPDHVEFVRSLQEDLKRRDFTMNAMALTKSDELIDYFGGQKDIENRLIRAVGDPKKRFSEDALRMLRAVRFSAQLNFSLQECTLDAINSLHALIEHVSMERVKVELEKIWTSTYVGRGMELFVSSKLAINFPGDWDTYLEKWNSFNYFGNTANGWAFFSLMQKSDDINTLLNFYKCSNAEKSYVKQVSDAVELLKKGHWTTYEIFQFNEDVLIAAANYGALLFGISVSYTNESIQQLKKAIPISSSKEIVVNGNDIMEWKQQKRGPWLKDVIDKMTEAIVNGRVANNRKSIKEWFFREYDE; encoded by the coding sequence ATGATGAAGAATCGGTGGCCGATTGCATATCAAGTAATTGAACAGCTAGAGCAAGCTGGATTTGAAGCATATGTAGTAGGAGGAGCAGTCCGCGATTTCATAAGAGAAGTCGATGCAAATGATGTAGATATAACTACTAACGCGACACCGATTGAAGTCAAACAATTATTTAAACACACAATTGATGTAGGGATTGAACATGGAACAGTACTAGTTGTATTAGATGAAACAATCGAAGTGACTACTTTTCGTTCAGATGCAACCTATTCCGATTTTAGAAGGCCAGATCACGTTGAATTTGTTCGATCGCTTCAAGAAGATCTAAAAAGAAGAGATTTTACAATGAATGCAATGGCTTTAACAAAATCAGATGAGTTAATAGATTACTTTGGTGGTCAAAAGGATATTGAGAATAGATTAATACGAGCAGTTGGAGACCCGAAAAAGCGTTTTTCAGAGGATGCACTTCGAATGCTAAGAGCAGTTCGTTTCTCTGCTCAGCTGAACTTTTCCTTACAAGAATGTACATTGGATGCAATTAATTCGTTGCATGCTTTGATTGAGCATGTATCTATGGAAAGAGTAAAGGTTGAACTCGAAAAGATTTGGACAAGTACTTATGTCGGAAGAGGAATGGAATTATTTGTATCAAGTAAACTTGCAATAAATTTTCCAGGTGACTGGGATACTTATTTGGAAAAATGGAATAGCTTTAATTACTTTGGTAATACCGCAAATGGTTGGGCCTTTTTTTCACTTATGCAAAAAAGTGATGATATAAATACTTTATTAAATTTTTATAAGTGCTCCAATGCTGAAAAATCCTATGTGAAACAAGTATCAGATGCAGTAGAATTATTGAAAAAAGGACATTGGACTACCTATGAAATTTTTCAATTTAATGAAGATGTTCTAATAGCGGCAGCTAACTATGGTGCGCTCTTATTTGGAATTTCAGTTTCCTATACAAATGAGTCAATTCAACAATTAAAAAAAGCTATTCCGATCTCTTCTTCGAAAGAAATTGTAGTAAACGGAAATGACATTATGGAATGGAAACAACAAAAAAGGGGACCTTGGTTAAAAGACGTTATTGATAAAATGACGGAAGCTATTGTTAATGGACGAGTAGCGAATAATCGAAAAAGTATAAAGGAATGGTTTTTTCGTGAATATGACGAATAA
- a CDS encoding YitT family protein has translation MGIGLKLKNIIAIIIGSAIYSFGFVHFNMQNELGEGGFSGITLVLYFVFNWDPALMNLLLNIPMFIIGWKLLGRKMFAYTVIGTFSVSVFLKIFHVYEFQLGLEDDLFLISLFAGVFVGIGLGIIFRFGGTTGGVDIIARLVYKYKGWSMGKTMFLFDAFVILLSWLTFLDERSMMYTLVAVFVGARVIDFVQEGAYSARGAFIISEQQNEIADRISEIMDRGVTIFRGHGHFTKNEREILYCVVAKNEITALKSIITSVDPHAFVSLMDVHDVMGEGFTLDDEKKPIE, from the coding sequence ATGGGGATTGGTTTAAAACTTAAAAATATTATAGCTATAATAATTGGATCCGCTATTTATAGTTTTGGTTTTGTACACTTTAATATGCAAAACGAACTTGGAGAAGGTGGATTTTCTGGTATTACATTAGTTTTATATTTCGTATTTAACTGGGATCCAGCATTGATGAATCTACTACTAAATATTCCAATGTTTATCATTGGTTGGAAATTGCTCGGCAGAAAAATGTTTGCTTATACTGTAATAGGAACATTCTCTGTTTCAGTTTTCTTAAAGATATTTCATGTATACGAATTCCAATTAGGATTAGAGGATGATTTGTTTCTTATTTCCCTGTTTGCCGGAGTTTTCGTTGGAATTGGTTTAGGTATTATTTTTAGATTCGGTGGAACAACTGGCGGAGTAGACATAATTGCTCGTCTAGTCTATAAATACAAAGGCTGGAGCATGGGAAAAACGATGTTTTTATTTGATGCTTTTGTTATATTACTTTCCTGGTTAACTTTTTTAGACGAAAGATCGATGATGTATACCTTAGTCGCTGTTTTTGTTGGGGCTAGAGTTATTGATTTCGTACAAGAAGGTGCTTATTCTGCAAGAGGTGCATTTATCATTTCTGAACAGCAAAATGAAATTGCTGATCGCATTTCAGAAATAATGGACCGTGGAGTAACTATTTTTCGTGGACACGGTCATTTTACTAAGAATGAGCGGGAAATTCTCTACTGTGTGGTCGCTAAAAATGAAATTACTGCATTAAAGTCTATTATCACTTCCGTTGACCCACATGCTTTTGTATCTCTTATGGATGTGCATGACGTTATGGGTGAAGGCTTCACACTCGATGACGAGAAAAAACCAATTGAATAA
- a CDS encoding zinc metallopeptidase — MVSYIVYFAIILLLPIYAQMKVKSTFKKYSKVRSTSGMSGAQVARSILDANGLQDVKVVESSGFLTDHYNPMTKIVALSSQNYHESSVAGSAVAAHEVGHAIQHKEAYSFLTIRHKLVPIANISSNASWIFIMIGMLATFPSLMLLGIVLLAVGVVFQIVTLPVEFNASNRAMNQMVSLGIIRNEEEPHAKKVLNAAALTYVAAAAVAVLELVRLILIYTGMANRDE; from the coding sequence TTGGTTTCTTACATTGTATATTTTGCAATAATTTTGTTATTGCCAATTTATGCACAAATGAAAGTAAAAAGTACGTTTAAAAAATATTCAAAAGTACGTTCGACATCTGGAATGAGCGGTGCCCAAGTAGCTAGATCAATTTTAGATGCAAATGGATTACAAGATGTTAAAGTAGTAGAAAGTAGTGGGTTTTTAACTGACCATTACAATCCGATGACTAAAATTGTTGCATTGTCTTCGCAAAATTATCATGAGTCTTCGGTTGCTGGTTCAGCAGTTGCAGCCCATGAGGTTGGACATGCTATTCAACATAAAGAAGCATATTCTTTTCTAACTATTAGACATAAACTAGTTCCAATCGCTAATATTTCTTCAAATGCTTCTTGGATTTTCATCATGATAGGTATGCTTGCAACTTTCCCTAGTTTAATGTTACTTGGTATTGTATTGCTTGCAGTAGGCGTAGTATTCCAAATAGTAACCCTCCCAGTGGAGTTTAACGCTTCCAATCGTGCGATGAACCAAATGGTATCGTTAGGAATTATTCGCAATGAAGAAGAACCTCACGCGAAAAAGGTACTTAACGCCGCTGCATTAACATATGTAGCTGCTGCTGCAGTAGCAGTACTTGAGTTAGTACGTTTAATCTTAATATACACAGGTATGGCAAACAGAGACGAATAG
- a CDS encoding nucleotide pyrophosphohydrolase → MSENKTLVDLQKDVDIYINQFNEGYFPPMEMLARLTEELGELSREIQHKYGTKKKKSTEVDKELAEEMGDFFFVLICLANAEGIDLQESLQKVLNKYNTRDKDRWTKKED, encoded by the coding sequence ATGTCTGAAAATAAAACGTTAGTTGACTTACAAAAAGATGTAGATATATACATAAATCAATTTAACGAAGGTTATTTTCCACCAATGGAAATGTTAGCTAGACTGACAGAAGAGTTAGGGGAGCTTTCCAGAGAGATACAACATAAATATGGTACGAAGAAAAAAAAGAGTACGGAAGTTGATAAAGAACTTGCAGAAGAAATGGGAGATTTCTTTTTTGTGTTAATTTGTTTAGCAAATGCAGAAGGAATTGACTTACAAGAATCCTTGCAAAAGGTATTAAATAAATACAATACAAGGGATAAAGATCGTTGGACTAAGAAGGAGGACTAG
- a CDS encoding ubiquinol-cytochrome c reductase iron-sulfur subunit yields MSNNKVSRRQFLSYTLTGVGGFMAAGMLMPMVRFAVDPVLQKSEGGDFVLTEKKVADITEVPERVDFTFEQVDAWYKSDVTNTAWVYKEGDQIIALSPVCKHLGCTVNWEGDPAHKNQFFCPCHAGRYEKNGKNVPKTPPLGPLDQYEVRENDGFLEIGKAMPNTLV; encoded by the coding sequence ATGAGTAACAATAAAGTATCAAGACGTCAATTTCTAAGTTATACATTAACAGGTGTTGGCGGATTCATGGCTGCAGGTATGCTAATGCCTATGGTACGTTTTGCAGTTGATCCTGTATTGCAAAAATCAGAAGGCGGAGATTTTGTACTTACGGAAAAAAAAGTTGCTGATATTACGGAAGTTCCTGAACGTGTTGACTTCACATTTGAACAAGTCGATGCATGGTACAAGTCTGATGTAACAAATACTGCATGGGTTTATAAAGAAGGAGATCAAATTATTGCTCTTTCACCGGTATGTAAACATCTAGGTTGTACAGTGAACTGGGAAGGTGACCCAGCTCACAAAAATCAATTCTTCTGTCCATGTCACGCAGGTCGCTATGAGAAAAACGGGAAGAATGTTCCAAAAACACCACCTCTAGGTCCGTTGGATCAATATGAAGTACGTGAAAATGACGGTTTCTTAGAAATTGGAAAAGCTATGCCTAACACATTAGTTTAA
- the mgsA gene encoding methylglyoxal synthase — protein MRIALVAHDKKKDDLIQFVTAYKTIFEEHELFATGTTGTRIIDEVGLSVFRYKSGPLGGDQQIGSAIANNVMDMVIFFRDPLTAQPHEPDVSALIRLCDVYQIPLATNMGTAEILLKGIEEGFLDWRLLEERRTR, from the coding sequence ATGAGAATAGCATTAGTGGCACATGACAAAAAAAAGGATGATTTAATTCAATTTGTTACTGCATATAAAACTATTTTTGAGGAACATGAATTATTTGCAACAGGAACGACAGGTACACGAATAATTGACGAAGTAGGTTTGTCAGTATTCAGATACAAGTCAGGTCCCCTAGGAGGGGATCAACAAATTGGTTCAGCTATAGCGAACAATGTAATGGATATGGTAATTTTTTTCAGAGATCCCCTTACTGCGCAACCTCATGAACCAGATGTATCTGCTTTAATCCGATTATGTGATGTATATCAAATACCTTTAGCGACAAACATGGGTACTGCAGAGATATTACTAAAGGGAATTGAAGAAGGATTTTTGGATTGGCGGTTGCTTGAAGAGAGACGTACACGTTAA